One window of Papaver somniferum cultivar HN1 chromosome 9, ASM357369v1, whole genome shotgun sequence genomic DNA carries:
- the LOC113314178 gene encoding acidic endochitinase WIN6-like, translating into MISDMECENNRNENGVKSMDIDEMGIEDQELMISCDGGGGGGGGEDGAESDGGGGGEEGSESDSDSESDTDVSFYFSSYLFLLSLAYSV; encoded by the exons ATGATCTCAGACATGGAATGCGAAAACAATCG GAATGAGAATGGAGTGAAATCAATGGATATAGATGAAATGGGTATTGAAGACCAGGAATTGATGATCTCTTGTGACgggggcggtggtggtggcggtggtgaagATGGGGCTGAGtcagacggtggtggtggtggtgaagaggGGAGTGAATCGGATTCAGACTCGGAATCGGACACTGATGTATCGTTCTATTTCTCATCTTACTTGTTTTTGTTGTCTTTGGCTTATTCCGTTTGA